The genomic interval taccataagccAAAAAATCATTTATAGTCCAAAGAAGAACAACCTTAATTTCAAACATCTGATTAGTATGAACATCGTAAGTAGGAAAACATTTATCCCATACTTGTTTTAGCTCTGCAATCAGTGGTTGTGTCTAAATATCTGTTAACTTCTTCGGATTTTACGTGAAAGGCACAACCACTGTTAAAAATATATAGGGTGTTTTCATGTACATTCCAGATAGAAGATTATACGGAGTTaagataactggccaacaagaataatttccTCTTGATTTTCCAAATGGAGTAAATACATCAACACAGAGACCTAACCTATTATGTTGAGTCTCCTTTGTAAATTATAGATATGTTCTAACAAAATTTTTTCATGTATTTGCATCTAATGAATGACATATTATCCCCTCTTCTATTTGATCATTTGAATGTCAAGTTATGTGTTCAAcagttgcctttgatgcataaAGTCTTTGTAACCTAAGAGTTAAAGGCAAATAAAATAATTGATTGTATGATTTTATGTCGCTGTTGACTCCTTTTGTTGCTCTTGTACCTAGCTTGATGATAGAATGTATAAATATTTGCATCTTcttcatctccccaatataacatacaatCATCTCTGCAAACATCATTCTTTCCACTAGAAGACATAACTCTTTCAAAAGTTTTTTCATGCTATAAAAATTATTGAGCATTAAGTGATCACGCAGGAATGCCACTCCAAAAACTTGAataaaatcattaaaataatCTTTCGGCACATTATGCTCTAGCTTGACATTAAACAGTCTTGCGGTGAGAGACAATTTAGTGTGACCATCACAACCAGCCAATAATGATTTATCTGCAACACTCAATAATTCTTAAACTTGGAGATATGCTTCATTATTCACATTTTCATCAACACCTAGTTACTTCTACCTAATCCAACAGTGATACATAAATAGTAAACATTTGATCAACTGTTGGAGGACAACTAGAACTTGCACTATTCAGTCGAGAAATGAAATTTTTGACCAGCTACATCAATTACTATCCTCTGATATagatttaatttatcataaaaacTTTGATCCACACTAACTGAGATTTGTATGTTTTGTCCATAAACCTCATCAAATATGAATGGTTCACCATGACATGTCTAATTATAGTAATTTATTGTAAAATCAAATCTATAAAGATGTTCTAAAACTTTATCATTGTGTAAAATTTTACCATTGTGACACTTTCTGTACAACACCTTATCTTATTGTCATCCATATACTCAACATTActagattcaaaattcaaaaattaattcaACCAGTCATAAACTCATCAATTAAATCCTGACAAAcaggtaaattttttttatatatccaACTTCTTTCATTTTGTATTTTACCTATTTACAATTTATTATAACATTAATAAAAACTACTTGTCAGTTAATTTGTTTTTTTGACCATTCTGCGATGAACCCATGGATTCATCGTAGAAtggtcaaaataaataaataaataaatgtgtcTAAAACTGGAAGATGGACCTAGAGTGTtcgaaatgacatgaaattaGTTCATATGTATTCATCTACTTCTCCTAATTGTATAAATACTCTcaatcaatttgacctaatatattgagattggtgactttttaacattaaaatgacTCTAACATGTTCAATCAATAACtctttttagtatttttattaagCCATTAGTCAATTAAAGTCCATCAGATGGACTTagctatgaaaaaaatatattatgttaaattaaggtttgagagcatggatataatcagaagAATTAGATGAACATATAAGAACTAGTTTTATATTATTTCTAGCTCTTTAGGTTTATTAACTGGTTTCATacacatttacttttattttaaaattttgaccatTCTAAGATGAATCCATATATTCATCACAAATTggtgatgaatccatggattcctGCAAACTTTACAACGAATACATGGATTTATCACAGAATTAatgatcaaaaaaaaaataaataaataaataaaagtgtCTGAAATTAGTAGATGAACCTAGAGATGacggaatgatatgaaactaattgCTATGTGTTCTTCTAGTTTTCCTAATTATATAAAtgttctcaaacatcaatttaacctaataaattgaaagcaatgattttttgTACATGAATGTGTCTGAAAAatttaattcaagtttaaaaaacaCTGCTCTCAATATTTTTGGTCAAATTTATATTTGAATGTATGGATATAATAATAAGAAGTAGACAAATATATATGAACTGATTTTATATCATTTCGAGCTCTCTAGGCCCATCAACAGATTTTGAACATATTTATTCTATActtttttttaccattttgcgACAAATCCATGAATTTGTCTCTGATTTCATGATGAATCCAAGGATTTGTCTCAAACTCTACAACAAATCCATGAATTCATCGCAGAATAGtcaaaaattaaaagtaaaaaaaatcaatgtGTCTGAAACGAGCTTTGAATGACATAAAATAAATTCCTATGTATTCGTTTagttatcttaattatataaatactcttaaatattaatttaacctaatatattaagatcaataattttttaatatcaaaatgactCGAACATGTTCAATCAATGACTCTTTTTAGTATTTTACTAAGTCGTCAGTCGATTAAAGTCTATCTAATTGACTTagctatgaaaaaaattatattgggttaaattgatatttgagggtatttatataattaggagaattagATGAACATAGAGGAACTGATTtaatgtcattccgagctctataGGTCTATTAGCTggtttcaaaaatattaattttttaatttttttttaccattatgTGATAAACCCATGGATTCAGTGTAGAATTGGCATTCTTACATCAATTCGCGACTCCCTACGACCTTGTAATGTCATTTGAAGACTTCATATTGGCGCTTCTACATCAATTTCATATATGTTGTAAGCTTCTGTGACGAATTAAGAATTCATCACAGAGTTTGCAATGAACATCAATTTTTttgcaaaatttgcaacgaatctggaattcATCGTAGAGTTTGCCATGAAATATCGAATTTCCTCACTAATTAGTAATGAATTTGGCgacaaaatataatttgttgtTAATTTGCGACAATAATTTTTCGTTGCTAATTTCATTGCTAATTAGTGATGATTTTTTTTGTTGTCGCTAAATTTATCGCAGATTTGGGACAAAAAAATTTCGTCCTTAAATTTCATCCCtcaatcatgttttttttttttttgtagagagCTAAATCTATATAATTTGTAACATCAGCATTAGAATCCAAATTAAAACCATGTGCTTTGTTAGAAAACCACTCAAGAATAATCATTATCAAAATCTTAATTCAAGTTATGACAATCTGAAATCATTTCTGAAGACAATAGCTAGTGGTCACAAGTAGGATATCCATTTCGATTGAGTTCGACAAGGGGTTTATTGTCACTAAGGCAATGGAGCCTACATGTCTTTGGAACACCCACATAGAAAGGTAGAACCACACAGCTAACCACAAAACATCATCCAATCCACAAAGGAACCGTCCAAGCAAAATCTAAACCAAATAGCTGTCAGATATCCTCCCTCTTGCAATCTCACATGGTTTGTTCCCTTTGAAGACAGTCCTGATAGATACACCTCTGGCCATGAGTTGCCTGTTCTCCAATTTAAGTAGACCAGTTCTTTGTTCATTCCAAGCATATCCTGATTAACGAGTTTCAGCATCTCTAGCTCTTTCTTCAAGTCAACTTTTAGCCATGTTGAGTCCCAAGAGGCTTGTTGAGAAGGCAAAGAAGGGTCTGCCCTTGATGAGATCAAATAGCCGGTCCAGTTCTTGTGATTTCAACAACATAGTGGTTGCTGAAAAAGGCCATTTTGTTGTGTACAGTATGGACGATGCAAGATTCGTGGTGCCGTTGTCATTCCTCAAGAGTTGTATCTTTCAGGAGCTCCTAAAGGTTTCAGCCGAGGAGTTTGGATTGCCCGGAGAGGGGCCAATCACCTTGGCCTGCAGTGGAGTTTTCATGGAGTACGTAGTCTCCTTGCTCAAGAGAAGCGTGTCTAGAGATGTGGAGTTGGCTTTGCTTGCCTCCATCGATTCAAGCCGGTGCTCGGATTCCTCGTTGGTTGGCCTTGGTTGTGACCAACAACGAATAGTAGTATGACGATGTCGAATAGTTTGTTAAATAGGAATCACTATGTAGAGTGATTTAACCATAGAGAGGAACCGTTATGTGTGTTTCATACCTCTTGTGTTCAGGGAAACCTTTGATCCCTATTTAACTTCATTGAGGTATTGTCCATTTGTAAATGCTCATAATTGTTCAGGGAAACCTTTGATCCCTGTTTAAATTCATTTATCCTTTTTCCCAAAACACGTTTCTAAACATTAAAATAACTGCAAGCAATGGCGGAGCCAGCCCGGGTCAATTACCTGGGCTGATCTCAAGATATGGGTCACAAGCGTTGACACAAAGAACGCCAACGTCGTCATTCAAAGCTTGCCGTTGACGGTGACGTCGTCGCCCCGGGCTAGCCGCAGACGCCGACATCGCCGCCCCAGGCTAATCCctaatttttctcattttttccctttcttgtcttgtaATTTTCGTTCTTGCCGTCGTTGGCTACCCGGGCTACAGCCCGGGTAACCATGAACTTGGCTCCGCCCTGATCTGCAAGCCATATATTGTCTTGAATCGTTTTGCTCCTTGTCAATACACAACTGTACCTTCCTGCCAAACACTTTAACCTTTGATTATAGTATTTTGGGTGAGGTCAAGCTGTTTATGAATGATAAACTTGGGAAGAGACACTGATGATCATTAAGAATATTTATCAAATAACATAGATATAAATATGTAATACATGTCACTATGTGAATTTGGTTAATAGTCTTCCTATATTCAACGAAATAATAGATAGATAATTGACAAAGTATAGGAGTGTGAAGTAAAAGGGTTAATTTATTGTTTCACCATAAAAATACTGAATTCTTTGTTCGGTCAATAACCACCTAAAAATTAGACCGATTTCAAAGTTAAAAGGTTTTGTTACTTCATCGGTTCCGTAAAAGTACCAAATTAAAGTAGTTGATCATATATGAATTCACTGGTTACATTGATTGGCAAAGTAAGATATTTATATAACTTCATAGTTTTTTATTGTGGCGGAGTAAATATTTGCTTTTACTTCTACACAATTTGGTttgatcaaaatattttttttttgttgtattaCTTCTTCATAGTGTAAACATAATAGAACATTTTTTACAGCAATAAAAATTGTACTACAATAAAAATTTTACTACAACACAATTTTAATTGTTCATATTTTACTGCAACATAATtttaattgaataaaaaaaatttcaccgtcaaaattaaacaaatataccaCAAATATCTACCAAATACAACCCAAAATTGTATTCACAAAAGATACATTTGACCAACTTCACCAAAAAAgtgtatccataaatctctaaaaATAACCCAAAAATTTATATCACAATGCACACAATTCTTAGACACCCACATAAAATTAGACAAATTCGCTTCATTTACTTCTTTTTTAAtttcatcatactgagattgatgaaattaaaaaagAAGTAATTGTAATTAACTAATTCATGGTGTAAATATAATAGACAATAATTTTATAGAtagaaaaaataatgatttttatcttttgcaaaaaaaatgataatacaTTTTAAGCGTTGTAAAAGTATTgtatttacaaaaaaaataacagCACCTTTTATGCATTGTTTTTAAGTGAACTTTCAACAATAATGATTTTAACAATGATTTTTAAACCACAGGTAAACGCATAAAAAGGGTTGTCTTTCAACCTTTTTCTTGTTATGTTTGTTCATTCGAAACACATCCTAACTAGTTTCAGCATCTCTAGCTCTTTCTTCGAACATCAATTTTTAGCCATGCTGAGTCCCAAGAGACCTGTTGAGAGGCAAAGAAGGGGCTTCCCTTGATACGAGCAAATACTCGGTCGAGTTCTTGTGATTTCAACAACATAATGCTTGCTGACAAAGGCCATTTGGTGGTGTACAGTATGGATGATGCAAGATTCAGTGTGCCATTATCATTTCTCAAGAGCTCCTCAAGGTTTCAGCTGAGAAGTTCAGATTACCCGGAGAGGGGCCAATCACCTTGGCCTGCAGTGGAGTTTTCATGGAGTGCGTAGTCTCCTTGCTCAAGAGAAGCGTGTCTAGAGATGTGGAGATGGCTTTCCTTGCCGCCATCGATGTGAGCCGGTGTTCAGAGGCCTCGTTGATTGGCCTTGGTTGTGACGAGTGGTAGTATGAGGATGATGATAGTTTGCTAAATTAGAATTACTATGTACAAAGATTTAACCAAAGAGCGAAATCGATATGTGTTTTTCATATCTCTTCTTCAGGGAAACATTTGATCCCTATTTAACTTCATTGCGGCATTACCAATTTGTAAACGCTAATAATtcagtttttctttctttttccccaAAACGTTTCCAAATATTTAGATCTGTGCAAGCCATATAATTTCAATACTCAATGGTAACTTCTTACTCATGGGAGAAAAAGGTAATCTTGTTCATTCCAATTGTGGCTTAGTATCATCGGTTCCATAGCAAGATATAGACAGGTAAATTATGAGGGGCATTTTACTCGAGCGGAATGGCGTGCAGTTACCAATTGTGCCCAACCCATGGGGGCGGTAGCTTCCTACTAAGCACTTTAATATCTAAAATAGTTGttgaaatgtgaatggaaaaatAGATAGAATGTACCAAAGTTTAGTCCAACGTTGGGAGTTTTGTGACTTGAAGAATAGTTTAACTTGAATGTTGTGAGCATGATTGTGCCCGCGCAGAGGTGAAAATAGAGGCATCAATTTGCGTTGGATTCGTCAAGTTGGCCTACTTTGccaaataatttaatcgaattagattgaaattttatcaatattCATTTAAAAGCGGACCTAAACGAGCTATCACACGTGGGTTGAGTAGAGCTGGGCGGTCtgagaagattttttttaaaaaaaaattggattaTGAATTATGATGATATATTGATAATTTTATAGTGAaagttacaaattttttttttgtgggtGTCAATTCCTTTGGTAAATATGTATGAGTGTGAAATAAGTTTATTGAgggtttttttttagaaatatttatcATGAAAGGATTAAATCCAATTaattataagttttttttaaaaatttttgtggATTGGTCTTAACACACAATCCACCTGAGTAGGCTAAGTTGGGGATTTCCAAGCCCGCTGGGATGGTAAGTCGGCCTTGCCTTCCCTGTCAGATGACGGGTTTTTGATAGGCTTGCCCGTCAGATAGCTTTGAGTATAAATTCATGACTTGGGTTGAACTAAATTCAGATGACTCATATGCGAATATGACTTGCACAAGTTGAAGACAAATCAGACGGCATAAATTTCCCAAGCAAATCGACTACTATTTTATCACTTGAGTTATTTTTCTTAAGTGCTCAATTGTGTAATTGACGCATTAATAAACAACGTTAACGACCGCTCGAGTAGTAATGACACCAACTAATGGCATTACAATCCAGATGGCGTGGACATGTCCTTTATTTAGCCATTATTCAGATTGTGAATCAAAGCCGGTATAAGGAGATATTATGTGGGCGGAAGAAGATAAATTCTTTTCCACCTCTTGCCAAACAATCCGACTTTTTTTCACTTCCATGTGATAACATT from Zingiber officinale cultivar Zhangliang chromosome 6B, Zo_v1.1, whole genome shotgun sequence carries:
- the LOC121990310 gene encoding auxin-responsive protein SAUR64-like gives rise to the protein MLSPKRLVEKAKKGLPLMRSNSRSSSCDFNNIVVAEKGHFVVYSMDDARFVVPLSFLKSCIFQELLKVSAEEFGLPGEGPITLACSGVFMEYVVSLLKRSVSRDVELALLASIDSSRCSDSSLVGLGCDQQRIVV